The Halorientalis sp. IM1011 genome window below encodes:
- a CDS encoding glutamate--tRNA ligase — protein sequence MDDEVRERVEEAAEKNALFNALKHDSDPQVGAIMGPLMGENPEFREYGDEIPEVIGPVVGKIGNMSTEERRERLEELDPDLVAELDAEDEEDEHDLPDLPNAEEYDEIRLRAAPNPNGPWHLGHARMPSVIGTYKDRYDGSFVVRFDDTDPETKRPDLDAYDEILDAIDYLGFEPDEVIRASDRLETYYDHARELIDLGGAYTCSCPQGEFSDMKNSGEACPHRDKDIETTREEFEAMIDGEYSAGEKVLRVKTDIEHKNPALRDWVAFRMIDTPHPREEASEYRCWPMLDFQSGVDDHLTGISHIIRGIDLQDSAKRQRFVYDYFDWEYPEVIHWGHVQVEDYDVSMSTSTIKEQIEAGELDGWDDPRAPTLASLRRRGIRGQAIVDAMVELGTSTSNVDLAMSSVYANNRDLIDEDTDRRFLVRDGEEFPIEGGPDAAHPPIHPNHEDRGERDIPVGEAVLLEPDDVPAEGERVWLKGFGPVRRDGDALEYTDDDIDVVRSGDVDVIHWVPAEGSQPLRLRTMDGDVSGHAEPGITDYDADAVVQFERIGFARIDGVPEQGTERSSGEDGEPRDKHEDDDTVAYYAHS from the coding sequence ATGGACGACGAGGTACGCGAACGCGTCGAGGAGGCCGCGGAGAAAAACGCCCTCTTCAACGCGCTCAAACACGACAGCGATCCGCAGGTCGGGGCGATCATGGGGCCGCTGATGGGCGAGAACCCCGAGTTCCGCGAGTACGGCGACGAGATTCCCGAGGTGATCGGTCCGGTCGTGGGAAAGATCGGGAACATGTCGACCGAGGAGCGCCGCGAGCGGCTCGAAGAACTCGACCCCGACCTCGTGGCAGAACTCGACGCCGAGGACGAGGAAGACGAACACGACCTTCCGGATCTGCCCAACGCCGAGGAGTACGACGAGATCCGCCTGCGCGCCGCCCCGAACCCGAACGGTCCGTGGCACCTCGGCCACGCCCGGATGCCCTCGGTCATCGGGACGTACAAGGACCGGTACGACGGGAGCTTCGTCGTCCGGTTCGACGACACCGACCCCGAGACCAAGCGACCGGATCTCGACGCCTACGACGAGATCCTCGACGCCATCGACTACCTCGGGTTCGAGCCCGACGAGGTGATCCGGGCCAGCGACCGCCTGGAGACCTACTACGACCACGCCCGCGAACTGATCGACCTCGGCGGGGCCTATACCTGCTCGTGTCCCCAAGGCGAGTTCTCGGACATGAAGAACTCCGGCGAGGCCTGTCCCCACCGGGACAAAGATATCGAGACCACCCGCGAGGAGTTCGAGGCCATGATCGACGGCGAGTACTCCGCCGGCGAGAAGGTCCTCCGGGTCAAGACGGACATCGAACACAAGAACCCCGCGCTCCGGGACTGGGTGGCCTTCCGGATGATCGACACGCCCCATCCCCGCGAGGAAGCTAGCGAGTACCGGTGCTGGCCGATGCTGGACTTCCAGAGCGGGGTCGACGATCACCTCACGGGCATCTCCCACATCATCCGCGGGATCGACCTGCAGGACTCCGCGAAGCGCCAGCGGTTCGTCTACGACTACTTCGACTGGGAGTACCCCGAGGTGATCCACTGGGGTCACGTCCAGGTCGAGGACTACGACGTGTCGATGAGTACCTCGACGATCAAGGAGCAGATCGAGGCCGGCGAACTCGACGGCTGGGACGACCCGCGCGCGCCGACGCTCGCCAGTCTCCGCCGGCGAGGCATTCGCGGACAGGCCATCGTCGACGCGATGGTCGAACTGGGAACCTCCACCTCGAACGTCGATCTGGCGATGTCCTCGGTGTACGCGAACAATCGCGACCTGATCGACGAGGACACCGACCGGCGATTCCTGGTTCGGGATGGCGAGGAGTTCCCCATCGAGGGCGGCCCCGACGCCGCACACCCGCCGATCCACCCTAACCACGAGGACCGCGGGGAGCGCGACATTCCGGTGGGCGAGGCGGTCCTGCTCGAACCCGACGACGTCCCGGCCGAGGGCGAGCGGGTCTGGCTGAAGGGCTTCGGACCGGTCCGTCGAGACGGTGACGCGCTCGAATACACCGACGACGACATCGACGTCGTCCGATCGGGCGACGTGGACGTGATCCACTGGGTGCCCGCCGAAGGGAGCCAGCCCCTCCGACTCCGGACGATGGACGGCGACGTGTCGGGCCACGCGGAACCCGGTATCACCGACTACGACGCCGACGCCGTGGTCCAGTTCGAGCGGATCGGATTCGCCCGAATAGACGGCGTGCCCGAACAGGGCACGGAACGGTCGAGCGGTGAGGACGGCGAGCCGCGAGACAAACACGAGGACGACGATACCGTCGCCTACTACGCCCACTCCTGA
- a CDS encoding ferredoxin family protein translates to MAIDPEFEQNREKVEEHDGHAVWGPVDEPEELGIHGTHVAVDFDICLADGACLEDCPVDVFEWVDTPDHPESEIKADPAKEEQCIDCMLCVDVCPVDAIDVDPGRAGRI, encoded by the coding sequence ATGGCCATAGACCCCGAGTTCGAGCAGAACCGCGAGAAGGTGGAGGAACACGACGGCCACGCCGTGTGGGGGCCGGTCGACGAACCGGAAGAACTGGGCATCCACGGGACACACGTCGCCGTCGACTTCGACATCTGTCTCGCGGACGGCGCGTGTCTGGAGGACTGCCCGGTCGACGTGTTCGAGTGGGTCGACACGCCCGACCACCCCGAGAGCGAGATCAAGGCCGATCCCGCCAAGGAAGAACAGTGTATCGACTGTATGCTCTGTGTCGACGTCTGTCCGGTCGACGCTATCGACGTGGACCCCGGCCGCGCCGGCCGCATCTGA
- a CDS encoding electron transfer flavoprotein subunit beta: MHTLVLTKGVPDFREGQVSFDEDGHLERGKTPTVMNPNDKHALEAALQTKVRHGGTVSLMSMGPPGYKEVLQEGMEDVYADDLYLLSDREMGAADTWATSITLSTGIDHMEEEPDVVFAGFKTADGETGHTGPQTCWCQDWPIVTHVVALDIDEEERTLRAKRLVEGDVEEIETVEAPLPCFVVADPEFEPTYRKAEHRLRHKDLRAETQERAAELDLDEDVTVWDQEALNLDPDFIGLDGSPTIVAGVDPIPKAPSEREATMVEPGDEEGMAQVFEELEPFAEAD, encoded by the coding sequence ATGCACACACTGGTACTTACGAAAGGCGTCCCGGACTTCCGGGAAGGACAGGTGTCGTTCGACGAGGACGGCCACTTAGAGCGCGGCAAGACACCGACCGTGATGAACCCCAACGACAAGCACGCGCTGGAGGCAGCGCTGCAGACCAAGGTCCGTCACGGCGGCACCGTATCGCTGATGAGTATGGGCCCGCCGGGCTACAAGGAAGTCCTCCAGGAGGGGATGGAAGACGTCTACGCCGACGACCTCTATCTCCTCTCGGACCGGGAGATGGGCGCGGCCGACACGTGGGCCACGTCGATCACGCTCTCGACGGGCATCGACCACATGGAGGAAGAGCCCGACGTGGTCTTTGCGGGTTTCAAGACCGCGGACGGGGAGACGGGCCACACCGGCCCGCAGACCTGCTGGTGTCAGGACTGGCCCATCGTCACCCACGTCGTCGCGCTCGACATCGACGAGGAGGAGCGCACCCTGCGAGCCAAGCGACTCGTCGAGGGCGACGTGGAGGAGATCGAGACGGTCGAGGCACCCCTGCCCTGTTTCGTCGTCGCCGATCCGGAGTTCGAGCCGACCTACCGGAAGGCCGAGCATCGGCTCCGGCACAAGGACCTCCGGGCCGAGACCCAGGAGCGTGCCGCCGAGCTCGACCTGGACGAGGACGTCACGGTCTGGGACCAGGAGGCGCTGAACCTCGATCCGGACTTCATCGGGCTGGACGGCTCGCCGACCATCGTGGCCGGCGTCGACCCGATCCCGAAGGCACCATCCGAGCGTGAGGCGACGATGGTCGAACCCGGTGACGAGGAGGGGATGGCACAGGTGTTCGAGGAACTCGAGCCGTTCGCGGAGGCCGACTGA
- a CDS encoding electron transfer flavoprotein subunit alpha/FixB family protein, with protein sequence MEIDPTEHEIADLGPKIKDVDDAEELRAMLEAEEDGEDRVPVKTLIEDRLEKVEGEDEDVDPSDADLEDMTVADVANMVRGIEDVEVLEDLLEREEAGQDRKTAKSQIESRIDNLQQSDDDGDDEEVVIEAPEEKYPDLDHPTADKKHVRALEDGDYRDMWVYCETQQGQLIDVSREMLAKARELMDGYNEEYDESESVIAVLIGDGVGELAEECLAYGADRVIYLEDDRLDRFRHTPYTEIFCDMARNGGHPFGREDRAEDDWRDYDEPRYTVFPATNNGRDLSALAQAEFDSGLASDCSDLFIEPANISNPAKTGKPGETVEFQRVLHMKRPDFSGFEYSTILCLDKPGREFHPQGASVIPGSFDVPDPDPERQGEVIEHEMPLDDDWFKVEVTDYDQLEGGVDLTGNDVIVALGRGIGDEPTEGIELGLDLVDQFEEADLGLSRGVITASYQFDGHVEQYVAEERQIGESGQEVEPDVYIAAGISGAVQHKVGMDESDTIVAINTDPEADIVDFSDYFIEGDLFEILPELIDSLEKGELDVQALAGGASDD encoded by the coding sequence ATGGAGATCGATCCCACAGAGCACGAGATCGCCGACCTCGGACCGAAGATCAAAGACGTCGACGACGCCGAGGAGTTGCGGGCGATGCTCGAGGCGGAGGAAGACGGCGAGGACCGCGTCCCCGTGAAGACGCTCATCGAGGACCGTCTCGAGAAGGTCGAGGGCGAGGACGAAGACGTCGATCCGAGCGACGCCGACCTCGAGGACATGACCGTCGCCGACGTGGCGAACATGGTCCGGGGCATCGAGGACGTCGAGGTCCTCGAGGATCTGCTCGAACGCGAGGAAGCGGGGCAGGACCGCAAGACGGCCAAGAGCCAGATCGAGAGCCGGATCGACAACCTGCAACAGAGCGACGACGATGGCGACGACGAGGAGGTCGTGATCGAGGCCCCCGAGGAGAAGTACCCGGACCTCGATCACCCGACGGCGGACAAAAAGCACGTCCGCGCGCTGGAGGACGGCGACTACCGGGACATGTGGGTCTACTGTGAGACCCAGCAGGGACAGTTGATCGACGTGTCGAGGGAAATGCTCGCGAAGGCCCGTGAGCTGATGGACGGGTACAACGAGGAGTACGACGAATCGGAGTCGGTCATCGCGGTGCTGATCGGCGACGGCGTGGGCGAGTTGGCCGAGGAGTGCCTCGCCTACGGTGCCGACCGAGTGATCTACCTCGAAGACGACCGGCTCGACCGGTTCCGCCACACGCCGTACACCGAAATCTTCTGTGACATGGCGCGCAACGGCGGCCACCCGTTCGGCCGCGAGGACCGGGCCGAAGACGACTGGCGCGACTACGACGAACCGCGTTACACCGTCTTCCCGGCGACGAACAACGGCCGGGACCTCTCGGCGCTGGCCCAGGCAGAATTCGACTCCGGGCTGGCCTCGGACTGTTCGGACCTGTTCATCGAGCCCGCGAACATCTCCAACCCCGCGAAGACGGGCAAACCCGGTGAGACCGTCGAGTTCCAGCGCGTACTCCACATGAAGCGCCCGGACTTCTCCGGGTTCGAGTACTCGACGATCCTCTGTCTCGACAAGCCCGGGCGGGAGTTCCACCCACAGGGTGCCTCGGTGATCCCGGGCAGTTTCGACGTGCCGGACCCAGACCCCGAACGGCAAGGTGAGGTGATCGAACACGAGATGCCGCTGGACGACGACTGGTTCAAGGTCGAAGTGACCGACTACGACCAGCTAGAGGGCGGCGTCGACCTCACGGGCAACGACGTGATCGTCGCGCTCGGGCGGGGTATCGGCGACGAACCCACCGAGGGGATCGAACTCGGCCTCGACCTGGTCGATCAGTTCGAGGAGGCCGACCTCGGGCTCTCCCGTGGCGTCATCACGGCCTCCTACCAGTTCGACGGGCACGTCGAGCAGTACGTGGCCGAGGAGCGCCAGATCGGCGAGTCCGGCCAGGAGGTCGAACCCGACGTGTACATCGCGGCGGGTATCTCCGGGGCCGTCCAGCACAAGGTCGGCATGGACGAGTCGGACACGATCGTCGCGATCAACACCGACCCCGAGGCGGACATCGTCGACTTCTCCGATTACTTCATCGAGGGAGACCTCTTCGAGATCCTGCCGGAGTTGATCGACTCGCTGGAGAAAGGCGAACTGGACGTACAGGCGCTGGCTGGAGGTGCATCAGATGACTGA
- a CDS encoding FAD-dependent monooxygenase — MTDDYEHYEAVVVGAGPGGAAAAATLAQNGVETLVLERGVESGSKNVSGGLIYAESSAPYTIDGLFPDFREEASERPITEYYLHNVAGRQVETIDLTDIHEHDTEWSDAVLRRQMDSWLEQRVHEMTRETGGGLLTGVRVDGLLREAGEIVGVTCEELDPIKADAIIAADGVNSELARDAGLMDWEDPEEWFQGVKAVVDMPEGAVAERFGVDEDEGAAHLFSGDLFEDVRGGGFLYTNDDSLSIGTVFHLDSLVAEEAEPHELLDALLTHPLLDQWLQGEYEELEYGAKLVPDSKKVAHPSPHRGRLMLVGDAAGQMQAQGPIIKGMNHAVSAGALAAEAFVEAESRGRPEEAGQRYETKLRDEGVMKKLRPTRYNVASAVGENGAVASLTDSLVDSAVGRLGIKAADRLGVLKRAFNSPFLMSVMPDTKTPYVTAPTAIAEALGTPVREENDVEPPDLDDRIGDLTYDVGDPHIELQDNSYAASGAAVAACPVSAKDFGGGCYRDETVQTNGHEEHLVSLDTQPCVECGTCAVVADTEWEHPAGGKGVEFKQG, encoded by the coding sequence ATGACTGACGACTACGAACACTACGAGGCCGTCGTCGTGGGGGCTGGCCCCGGCGGCGCGGCAGCGGCGGCGACACTCGCACAGAACGGCGTGGAGACCCTCGTCCTCGAACGGGGCGTCGAGTCCGGTTCGAAGAACGTCTCGGGCGGGTTGATCTACGCCGAATCGTCCGCACCCTACACCATCGACGGGCTGTTCCCCGACTTCCGCGAAGAAGCCAGCGAACGGCCCATCACGGAGTATTACCTCCACAACGTGGCCGGCCGGCAGGTCGAGACGATCGACCTGACCGACATCCACGAACACGACACCGAGTGGTCCGACGCCGTCCTCCGGCGGCAGATGGACTCCTGGCTGGAGCAACGCGTCCACGAGATGACTCGCGAGACAGGCGGCGGCCTCCTGACGGGCGTCCGCGTCGACGGCCTCCTCCGGGAGGCCGGCGAGATCGTCGGCGTCACCTGCGAGGAGCTCGATCCGATCAAAGCCGACGCGATCATCGCCGCCGACGGCGTCAACTCCGAACTCGCCCGCGACGCTGGGCTGATGGACTGGGAGGACCCGGAAGAGTGGTTCCAGGGCGTCAAGGCCGTCGTCGACATGCCCGAGGGAGCCGTCGCCGAGCGGTTCGGCGTGGACGAGGACGAGGGCGCGGCGCACCTGTTCTCGGGCGACCTCTTCGAGGACGTCCGGGGCGGCGGGTTCCTCTACACCAACGACGACTCGCTGTCCATCGGAACCGTCTTCCACCTGGACTCGCTGGTCGCGGAGGAGGCCGAACCCCACGAGTTGCTGGACGCCCTGCTCACCCACCCGCTGCTCGACCAGTGGTTGCAGGGCGAGTACGAGGAACTGGAGTACGGGGCGAAACTCGTCCCGGACTCGAAGAAGGTGGCCCACCCCTCGCCCCACCGGGGTCGGCTCATGCTCGTCGGGGACGCCGCCGGGCAGATGCAGGCCCAGGGGCCGATCATCAAGGGGATGAACCACGCCGTGTCGGCGGGCGCACTGGCCGCCGAGGCGTTCGTCGAGGCCGAGTCCCGGGGCCGCCCGGAGGAGGCCGGCCAGCGCTACGAGACGAAACTGCGCGACGAGGGCGTGATGAAGAAGCTCCGCCCGACCCGGTACAACGTCGCGAGCGCGGTCGGGGAGAACGGCGCGGTGGCCTCGCTGACCGACAGTCTGGTCGACTCGGCGGTAGGTCGGCTCGGCATCAAGGCGGCCGATCGGCTGGGCGTCCTCAAGCGTGCGTTCAACTCGCCGTTCCTGATGTCGGTCATGCCCGACACGAAGACGCCGTACGTCACGGCGCCGACGGCTATCGCGGAAGCGCTTGGAACCCCGGTTCGGGAGGAAAACGACGTGGAACCGCCGGACCTGGACGACAGGATCGGCGACCTGACCTACGACGTGGGCGACCCCCACATCGAGTTGCAAGACAACTCCTACGCGGCCAGCGGGGCGGCTGTCGCGGCCTGCCCGGTCAGCGCGAAGGACTTCGGCGGCGGCTGTTACCGCGACGAGACGGTCCAGACCAACGGCCACGAGGAACACCTCGTGAGTCTGGACACCCAGCCCTGCGTGGAGTGTGGGACCTGCGCCGTGGTCGCCGACACGGAGTGGGAACACCCCGCCGGCGGCAAGGGCGTCGAGTTCAAGCAGGGCTGA
- a CDS encoding DoxX family membrane protein: MSTQRLARLKTPLVYVMGSVYVIAGVGHFLVPDLFAQIVPPQLPAATALVYLSGIAEIGLGIGVMVPRTRRVAAWGLVALLLAVFPANVYMATSGVVIQGAPPAIADPGVGRWVRLPLQVVLVVWAWWYTADPPENAI; the protein is encoded by the coding sequence ATGTCCACGCAGCGACTCGCGCGGCTGAAGACGCCGCTCGTGTACGTGATGGGATCGGTGTACGTGATCGCGGGCGTAGGGCACTTCCTCGTCCCGGACCTGTTCGCCCAGATCGTCCCGCCGCAACTGCCGGCAGCGACGGCGCTCGTCTACCTCTCGGGGATCGCCGAGATCGGACTCGGTATCGGTGTGATGGTGCCCCGGACGCGACGGGTCGCCGCCTGGGGCCTGGTGGCTCTGTTGCTGGCCGTCTTTCCGGCGAACGTCTACATGGCGACCTCCGGCGTGGTGATTCAGGGCGCACCTCCGGCCATCGCGGACCCTGGGGTCGGGCGCTGGGTCCGACTCCCGCTTCAGGTGGTCCTCGTCGTGTGGGCGTGGTGGTACACGGCCGACCCGCCAGAGAACGCCATCTGA
- a CDS encoding GNAT family N-acetyltransferase, with amino-acid sequence MELTEQLEFGHRGRKDVYEYVESHGDVSQSTARDALNMEPREFGHHVAILKRDGVLTETEEGHLQISYDEGAQEEYEEDDIEYTIRQARQADMTGIVGVMRSAIDAETYVVAESVADMIDHEEVLLRHNELESRMFFVACVEGDVVGWVHLDHPEMEKLSHTAELTVGVLDEYRGHGVGSHLLQRGLEWAAQQGYERIYNSVPSTNEVAIEFLKEHGWEEEARREDHYKLDGDYIDEVMLAIDL; translated from the coding sequence ATGGAGCTCACGGAGCAGTTAGAGTTCGGGCACCGCGGGCGCAAGGACGTGTACGAGTACGTCGAGAGTCACGGTGACGTATCCCAATCGACGGCGCGTGATGCCCTGAACATGGAGCCACGGGAGTTCGGCCACCACGTGGCGATCCTGAAACGCGACGGGGTCCTCACGGAGACCGAAGAGGGGCACCTCCAGATATCCTACGACGAGGGGGCGCAGGAGGAGTACGAAGAAGACGATATCGAGTACACCATCCGGCAGGCCCGGCAGGCGGACATGACGGGGATCGTCGGCGTGATGCGGTCGGCGATCGACGCGGAGACCTACGTGGTCGCCGAGAGCGTCGCGGACATGATCGACCACGAGGAGGTCCTGCTCCGGCACAACGAACTGGAGTCGCGGATGTTCTTCGTGGCCTGCGTCGAGGGCGACGTGGTCGGCTGGGTTCACCTCGACCACCCGGAGATGGAGAAGCTGTCACACACGGCCGAACTCACCGTCGGCGTTCTGGACGAGTACCGGGGACACGGGGTCGGCAGTCACCTCCTCCAGCGCGGGCTGGAGTGGGCCGCTCAGCAGGGCTACGAGCGGATCTACAACAGCGTCCCGTCGACCAACGAGGTCGCCATCGAGTTCCTGAAAGAACACGGCTGGGAGGAGGAAGCCCGGCGCGAGGACCACTACAAACTCGACGGCGACTACATCGACGAGGTGATGCTGGCGATCGACCTCTAG
- a CDS encoding DUF456 domain-containing protein: MTGPVLTTVLGTDLVVWLAVGLALAGVVGSLVPLVPGALLSLGGVYLYWWSTGYVDPGLLVLGALTLLGLLIVVIDWFAGAVSAKVSGAGNLTTVIAGVAGFLLFFVAGPFGILAGVASVVFLSELQRTGDTGSSARTAVYTTVGMLASTVAQFLLTTLLVLGFLLAVLI, translated from the coding sequence ATGACTGGACCTGTCCTCACGACCGTTCTCGGCACCGACCTCGTGGTATGGCTCGCAGTCGGACTGGCGCTGGCCGGCGTCGTCGGATCACTCGTCCCGCTGGTTCCCGGCGCCCTCCTCTCACTGGGGGGCGTCTACCTCTACTGGTGGTCGACGGGCTACGTCGATCCCGGCCTGCTCGTGCTGGGCGCGCTGACGCTGCTGGGGCTGCTGATCGTCGTCATCGACTGGTTCGCCGGTGCGGTGTCGGCGAAAGTCAGCGGGGCCGGGAACCTGACGACGGTCATCGCAGGGGTGGCAGGCTTCCTCCTCTTTTTCGTCGCCGGTCCGTTCGGTATCCTCGCCGGCGTCGCCAGCGTCGTCTTCCTGTCGGAACTGCAACGCACCGGCGACACCGGTTCCAGCGCGCGCACGGCCGTCTACACGACCGTCGGGATGCTCGCCAGCACCGTGGCGCAGTTCCTGCTGACGACGTTGCTCGTCCTCGGGTTCCTGCTCGCCGTGTTGATCTAA
- the tmcA gene encoding tRNA(Met) cytidine acetyltransferase TmcA, with translation MIDGVVRRLREQARETDERRLLVLAGEPDGTRRTAADALDAAGIDRSDATLVGPDPALDCEHLLPERSAELLGTTRDAVVLDLHAACRPNAIGRAVGVVDGGGLLILLTPPLDDWPDRRDGFDEGLAVPPADLSAVTGNFRHRLVETLRAHPGIAIVDVGAERVERDGLTDPAPVRAGGGLSVPDGRTFPDAVYEACLTDDQATAVNELERLRDEGAAVVVEADRGRGKSSAAGLAAGALALAGRDVLVAAPTYRNAAEVLARARERLAGADALVSVDDPETPHDLRATDGRIRFRRAADCADGDGLPGDPDAVIVDEAAALPVHVLESFLDAPAVAFTTTVHGYEGAGRGFSVRFRDRLDESHHEVIEVRMAEPIRYAAGDPVEVWAFRALLLDARPPVDPLVDDARPETVTYEAIDAAGLLADEHLLREVFGLLVLAHYRTEPDDLARLLDAPNVAVRALVHDGHVVSVALLAREGGLDAGTRADMYDGGRIRGNMLPDVLTTQLRDESAGVPVGYRVLRIATHHAARSRGLGSRLLDEIRAEFATTADWLGVGYGATPELLSFWAANGYRSVHLSTTRNDESGEYSALMLDPTSEAGTDLFERHADQFVARVGDVLADPLADLDPDVARATLSALDRDGDPDLDDWEWRHVASAAFGPGLFDMAPGSYRRLVVAYFVGDTELDLTAREERLLVVKPLQGRPWDEVAADLNYHSTAQAMRALGDALEPLVDAFGSDAAHTEADRYR, from the coding sequence ATGATCGACGGCGTCGTCCGCCGGTTACGTGAGCAAGCCCGCGAGACGGACGAGCGCCGGCTGCTCGTCCTCGCGGGGGAGCCGGACGGGACGCGCCGCACCGCGGCCGACGCGCTCGACGCCGCGGGAATCGACCGATCCGACGCGACCCTCGTCGGTCCCGACCCCGCCCTCGACTGCGAACACCTCCTGCCCGAGCGCTCCGCGGAACTGCTCGGCACCACCCGTGACGCCGTCGTCCTCGACCTGCACGCGGCCTGTCGCCCCAACGCGATCGGTCGGGCCGTCGGCGTCGTGGACGGTGGCGGTCTCCTGATCCTGCTGACCCCACCGCTCGACGACTGGCCCGACCGCCGCGACGGGTTCGACGAGGGACTCGCGGTTCCGCCCGCCGACCTGTCCGCCGTCACCGGGAACTTCCGCCACCGGCTGGTCGAGACGCTCCGGGCACACCCCGGGATCGCCATCGTCGACGTCGGCGCCGAGCGAGTCGAACGCGACGGGCTGACCGATCCCGCGCCGGTGCGGGCTGGTGGCGGGCTCTCCGTGCCCGACGGACGCACGTTCCCCGATGCCGTCTACGAAGCTTGCCTGACGGACGATCAGGCGACGGCCGTGAACGAACTCGAACGCCTCCGCGACGAGGGGGCGGCCGTCGTGGTCGAGGCCGACCGCGGGCGCGGGAAATCCAGCGCCGCGGGACTGGCCGCCGGGGCGCTCGCGCTCGCCGGCCGAGACGTGCTGGTCGCAGCCCCGACCTATCGCAACGCTGCGGAAGTCCTCGCACGTGCCCGCGAGCGCCTCGCTGGCGCAGACGCCCTCGTCTCCGTCGACGACCCGGAGACGCCCCACGACCTGCGGGCCACCGACGGCCGGATTCGGTTCCGGCGAGCGGCCGACTGCGCCGACGGGGACGGCCTGCCCGGCGACCCGGACGCCGTGATCGTCGACGAGGCCGCAGCCCTCCCGGTCCACGTCCTCGAGTCGTTCCTCGACGCGCCGGCAGTCGCGTTCACCACCACCGTCCACGGCTACGAGGGCGCAGGCCGAGGTTTCTCCGTGCGGTTCCGGGACCGCCTCGACGAGAGCCACCACGAGGTGATCGAGGTCCGCATGGCCGAACCGATCCGCTACGCGGCGGGCGATCCAGTAGAGGTGTGGGCCTTCCGGGCGCTGTTGCTGGACGCCCGGCCGCCGGTCGATCCCCTCGTGGATGACGCACGACCCGAGACCGTGACGTACGAGGCCATAGATGCTGCCGGCTTGCTGGCCGACGAACACCTGTTGCGGGAGGTGTTCGGACTGCTCGTGCTCGCCCACTACCGGACCGAACCCGACGATCTGGCGCGGTTGCTGGACGCCCCGAACGTTGCGGTCCGCGCGCTCGTCCACGACGGCCACGTCGTCTCCGTCGCGCTGCTGGCTCGCGAGGGCGGGCTCGACGCCGGGACGCGCGCGGACATGTACGACGGCGGCCGGATCCGCGGGAACATGCTCCCGGACGTGCTGACGACCCAGCTCCGCGACGAGTCCGCCGGCGTCCCGGTCGGCTACCGCGTCCTCCGCATCGCGACCCACCACGCGGCCCGGTCGCGTGGCCTCGGGTCGCGCCTCCTCGACGAGATCCGCGCGGAGTTCGCCACAACTGCCGACTGGCTCGGCGTCGGCTACGGCGCGACCCCGGAACTGCTCTCCTTCTGGGCCGCCAACGGCTATCGATCCGTACATCTCTCGACGACCCGCAACGACGAGAGCGGCGAGTATTCCGCACTCATGCTCGACCCCACGAGTGAGGCGGGGACCGATCTGTTCGAACGTCACGCCGACCAGTTCGTCGCGCGCGTCGGCGACGTGCTGGCGGACCCGCTCGCCGACCTCGATCCGGACGTGGCGCGAGCGACGCTCTCGGCGCTGGACCGGGACGGCGACCCCGACCTCGACGACTGGGAGTGGCGACACGTCGCGAGCGCGGCCTTCGGCCCCGGCCTGTTCGACATGGCCCCTGGGTCCTACCGCCGGCTGGTGGTCGCGTACTTCGTCGGGGATACCGAACTGGACCTCACGGCCCGCGAGGAGCGACTGCTGGTCGTGAAACCTCTGCAGGGACGCCCGTGGGACGAAGTAGCGGCCGATCTCAACTATCACTCGACGGCGCAGGCGATGCGTGCGCTCGGCGACGCGCTGGAACCGCTCGTCGACGCGTTCGGCTCGGACGCGGCACACACGGAGGCCGATCGATACAGATGA
- the rpl7ae gene encoding 50S ribosomal protein L7Ae, with translation MSVYVDFDVPADLAEDALEALEVARDTGVVKKGTNETTKAVERGNADLVFIAEDVQPEEIVMHLPELADEKDVPYLFVESQSDVGHAAGLEVGSAAAAIVTAGDASGDVDDIAEKLEDLQ, from the coding sequence ATGTCAGTATACGTCGATTTCGACGTCCCAGCCGACCTCGCAGAGGACGCCCTCGAGGCGCTCGAGGTCGCACGGGACACAGGAGTTGTAAAGAAAGGGACAAACGAGACGACCAAAGCAGTCGAGCGAGGGAACGCGGACCTCGTGTTCATCGCCGAAGACGTTCAGCCCGAGGAGATCGTCATGCATCTCCCCGAGCTGGCCGACGAGAAGGACGTTCCCTATCTGTTCGTCGAGTCCCAGTCCGACGTGGGTCACGCAGCCGGACTGGAAGTCGGCAGTGCCGCGGCGGCCATCGTCACGGCCGGCGACGCCAGCGGCGACGTCGACGACATCGCAGAGAAACTCGAGGACCTCCAGTAG